In the Advenella kashmirensis WT001 genome, one interval contains:
- a CDS encoding transporter substrate-binding domain-containing protein, translated as MKKYGVFESACPGWITRILGMIALALAIGLFAGAVRAQDQDTASRPVTVGVYESPPFVTRENGQYAGMAIELWESLEDKLGLTSTYQSYPSYRKLIEAVGSGEIDAAVTNLTITRQRAQSIAFTQPWYDSGLRIMTPSKGSGSFQNIIDGLSDSGHLTTFAWLLILALFATVIITLLDRRLDSEFPRRWREGLADNFFHTMSILTTGKTTHKNLFGWIGRIWSALWMVLGVAIIAYVTSSITSVMTTTSLTNQIHSLSDLSGKTVGVLGGSVGEDYVQNLGIRTQNYDTLDASIQGLLSGEVDALVGDAPVLEYFVHSRPGQPVRLVGAVFHPDKYGFGFPLQSELLRPVTLELLGLHERGDIHKLRVRYFGNTR; from the coding sequence ATGAAAAAATACGGTGTATTTGAATCTGCCTGCCCGGGATGGATCACAAGAATACTTGGGATGATCGCCCTGGCACTGGCGATCGGCCTGTTTGCCGGTGCAGTCCGGGCGCAGGATCAGGACACGGCATCCAGGCCGGTAACGGTCGGTGTTTACGAAAGCCCGCCTTTTGTGACACGCGAAAACGGGCAATATGCCGGCATGGCAATCGAGCTTTGGGAGTCTCTGGAAGACAAGCTGGGGCTCACTTCAACCTACCAGAGTTATCCCTCCTACCGTAAACTGATAGAAGCGGTTGGCAGCGGCGAGATAGACGCAGCAGTAACGAACCTCACCATTACCAGGCAACGGGCGCAATCGATTGCGTTTACGCAGCCATGGTATGACTCGGGCCTGAGAATCATGACGCCGAGCAAGGGGTCGGGCTCATTTCAGAATATTATCGACGGACTTTCTGACAGTGGGCATTTGACCACCTTTGCCTGGCTGCTGATTCTCGCCCTGTTTGCGACAGTGATCATTACATTGCTGGATCGCAGGCTGGACAGCGAATTCCCGCGCAGATGGCGCGAAGGCCTGGCTGATAATTTTTTCCATACCATGTCAATCCTGACCACAGGCAAGACGACGCACAAAAACCTGTTTGGCTGGATTGGCCGCATATGGTCGGCGTTATGGATGGTGCTGGGCGTGGCCATCATTGCCTATGTCACTTCATCGATCACAAGCGTCATGACAACAACATCGCTGACAAACCAGATTCATTCGCTGTCGGACCTGTCCGGCAAAACCGTGGGGGTCCTGGGCGGCAGCGTCGGTGAAGACTATGTCCAGAACCTGGGAATCAGGACACAAAACTATGACACCCTGGACGCATCGATCCAGGGCTTGTTATCTGGCGAGGTTGATGCGCTTGTCGGCGATGCACCCGTGCTGGAATACTTCGTGCATTCCCGGCCAGGACAACCCGTTCGCCTGGTAGGCGCCGTATTTCATCCGGACAAGTACGGGTTTGGCTTTCCCTTGCAAAGCGAGCTGTTGCGGCCCGTCACTCTGGAGTTGCTTGGTTTGCATGAGCGCGGCGACATACACAAGTTGCGCGTGAGGTATTTCGGCAATACGCGTTAG
- a CDS encoding DUF4118 domain-containing protein, giving the protein MSCPMHVMFLREAANSRGPARSNGDWQLLLQQAEQLQATTTEHYCNGDVMPDIVAYCRSQNLSRLLLDRSVLRRYWWRLSPLVRVGQLGPDIDVIIYGGVSNRQRQAAARAQDHAFARREPVDWGKVGLALMFVCATTALLWPFSSILAITNIAMLYLALTMVVALRLGRWPGLVCAVSSVALFDFSFIPPLLSFSVADIQYLITLLVMLAVSTLISQLAAQQRFQGRLALQQTQRVHSLFELAKRLSGSLQKEQIVQESQKLLLSDLGEDVFVILPDAHESLLLPEAEAGHEAAGLDMVAAQWAFDNEDKAGFGADTLSANAFRYFPLHAPVRIRGVLAVRMQGAPHLLSPEWQQQLEIYAHVIAIALERIHFVEVANEFLRQVESEKLRVTMLNIISHDLRTPLTVLIGEAEVLAAESNDNHVRQKAAIILDRARCMHDMMSKLLDMARIDSGQQHISKSWQSIEELVGAPSGTRMCPPGVMS; this is encoded by the coding sequence ATGTCCTGCCCGATGCATGTGATGTTCCTGCGAGAGGCAGCCAACAGCAGAGGGCCGGCTCGTTCCAATGGCGACTGGCAGTTGTTGTTGCAGCAGGCCGAGCAACTGCAGGCCACAACCACCGAGCATTATTGCAATGGTGATGTGATGCCTGATATTGTCGCCTATTGCCGCAGCCAGAACTTGTCCCGTTTGTTGCTGGACCGATCGGTTCTGCGCCGATATTGGTGGCGGCTTTCTCCGCTGGTGCGCGTTGGGCAGTTGGGACCGGATATCGATGTCATCATTTACGGAGGTGTTTCCAACCGGCAGCGACAGGCAGCGGCGCGCGCGCAGGATCATGCCTTTGCCCGGCGCGAACCGGTTGATTGGGGCAAGGTGGGGCTTGCGCTGATGTTTGTCTGCGCGACCACGGCCTTATTATGGCCGTTTTCATCGATCCTGGCGATCACCAATATCGCGATGTTATACCTGGCGCTGACCATGGTGGTGGCCTTGCGTCTGGGGCGCTGGCCAGGACTGGTCTGTGCTGTGAGCAGCGTTGCGCTGTTTGACTTCTCATTCATACCACCGCTGCTCTCTTTTTCGGTTGCAGATATTCAATATTTGATTACTCTTCTGGTCATGCTTGCCGTTAGTACCTTGATTAGTCAGCTGGCTGCGCAACAACGCTTCCAGGGCAGGCTGGCATTGCAGCAGACGCAGCGGGTTCACAGCCTGTTCGAACTGGCCAAGCGGCTATCGGGATCGCTGCAGAAGGAGCAAATCGTGCAGGAAAGCCAGAAGCTATTGCTCAGCGACCTGGGCGAAGACGTTTTTGTCATTCTGCCTGACGCACATGAATCGCTGTTGTTGCCAGAGGCCGAGGCGGGGCACGAGGCGGCCGGGCTGGATATGGTGGCGGCGCAGTGGGCGTTTGACAATGAGGACAAAGCCGGTTTTGGGGCCGATACGCTGTCTGCGAACGCCTTTCGATATTTTCCCCTGCATGCGCCGGTGCGGATTCGTGGCGTGCTGGCCGTGCGCATGCAAGGCGCGCCCCATCTGCTGTCGCCGGAATGGCAACAGCAACTGGAGATATACGCGCATGTGATCGCCATCGCATTGGAGCGGATCCATTTCGTAGAGGTGGCCAATGAATTTCTGCGTCAGGTCGAATCGGAGAAACTGCGAGTGACCATGCTCAATATTATTTCGCATGATCTGCGCACGCCCCTGACGGTGCTGATCGGCGAGGCCGAGGTGCTGGCGGCCGAGTCGAACGACAACCATGTCAGGCAAAAGGCTGCGATTATTCTGGATCGTGCCCGCTGTATGCACGATATGATGAGCAAATTGCTGGATATGGCAAGGATAGACTCCGGTCAGCAACACATTAGCAAAAGCTGGCAGTCCATTGAGGAATTAGTGGGGGCGCCGTCCGGCACCAGGATGTGTCCGCCCGGGGTCATGAGTTGA
- a CDS encoding sensor histidine kinase, which translates to MNISIAPTLPLVECDPVLIERVIANLVENALRYSPQGTQIDISARHQDDSIQLMVADRGVGLPDTEAQRERLFDKFVRAHPETDTTGAGLGLAIARQLVQLHGGTLTAANRAGGGSVFTVQLPALPVPPVLE; encoded by the coding sequence TTGAACATCAGCATTGCACCAACCCTGCCGCTGGTCGAATGTGATCCGGTGCTGATCGAACGGGTCATCGCCAATCTTGTAGAAAATGCGCTGCGCTATAGCCCACAGGGTACGCAAATAGATATATCGGCCCGTCACCAGGACGATTCGATTCAGTTAATGGTTGCGGACAGGGGTGTCGGACTGCCTGACACAGAAGCACAGCGTGAGCGTCTGTTTGACAAATTTGTGCGTGCCCATCCCGAGACAGACACTACGGGTGCCGGCCTGGGCCTGGCCATTGCCCGGCAACTGGTGCAGTTGCATGGTGGAACGCTCACGGCGGCCAATCGTGCTGGCGGCGGCAGTGTATTTACGGTGCAGTTACCTGCGCTGCCCGTGCCTCCTGTGCTGGAGTAA
- a CDS encoding carbonic anhydrase, whose translation MFPQRLTEGYVSFLHGRLERERARYEQLGQRGQHPEIMVIGCGDSRVAPETIFDAGPGEMFVVRNIANLVPPCETDVESSYHGTSAAIEFGVNALQVKHIVVLGHASCGGVAAFANKAAPLSKRDFIGKWMSQIAPVVERIGPPTQDRESWIRQLEWAVVEYSLANLMTFPAVRERVEAGLLKLHGAYFGVATGVLFVRDEQSGQFKAYSE comes from the coding sequence ATGTTTCCCCAACGATTGACCGAAGGCTATGTTTCTTTTCTTCATGGCCGGCTCGAGCGTGAGCGCGCGCGTTATGAACAACTAGGCCAACGTGGCCAGCATCCGGAAATCATGGTCATTGGCTGTGGGGATTCCCGCGTTGCCCCTGAGACCATCTTTGATGCAGGACCGGGCGAAATGTTCGTGGTGCGCAATATTGCCAATCTGGTGCCCCCCTGTGAAACCGATGTCGAGTCATCCTACCACGGCACCAGTGCCGCCATCGAATTCGGGGTCAATGCCCTGCAGGTCAAGCATATCGTCGTGCTGGGCCATGCCAGTTGCGGCGGCGTGGCGGCGTTTGCCAATAAGGCGGCGCCGTTATCCAAGCGGGATTTCATTGGTAAATGGATGTCGCAGATCGCGCCGGTAGTCGAGCGCATTGGGCCGCCAACGCAAGATCGTGAGAGCTGGATTCGGCAACTGGAATGGGCCGTTGTCGAGTATAGCCTGGCCAATCTGATGACCTTTCCAGCCGTTCGCGAACGCGTCGAAGCAGGCCTGCTGAAACTGCACGGTGCCTATTTTGGCGTGGCTACCGGTGTATTGTTCGTTCGCGACGAGCAATCAGGCCAGTTCAAGGCCTATTCCGAATAA
- a CDS encoding TerC family protein produces MLELLQTLSWAAVFQIILIDILLGGDNAVVIALACRNLPKKQRIQGILWGTAGAIALRVALIAFALTLLTVPFLKIIGALLLLWIGIKLLIPEDDAHGNIQGGTTVFSAFKTILIADFVMSLDNVIAIAGAAQGANPEHQLGLVIFGLVVSVPIIIWGSTLVLKLIDRFPSVVLFGAALLGWIAGGMLITDIFIVERFGEPSTMMKLAAEVIGALLIVVVGRTIAQRKKAAAALRNA; encoded by the coding sequence ATGCTTGAACTTTTACAGACACTAAGCTGGGCAGCGGTATTTCAAATTATCCTGATTGATATCCTGCTGGGCGGCGACAACGCCGTTGTCATTGCGCTGGCCTGCCGCAACCTGCCGAAAAAGCAGCGGATACAGGGCATTCTATGGGGTACCGCCGGCGCCATTGCCCTGCGGGTTGCGTTGATCGCTTTCGCACTGACCCTGCTGACCGTGCCTTTCCTGAAGATCATAGGCGCACTGCTATTGCTTTGGATCGGTATCAAATTGCTGATTCCGGAAGATGACGCGCATGGCAACATCCAGGGTGGGACAACCGTTTTCTCGGCATTCAAAACCATTCTAATCGCTGACTTTGTCATGAGCCTGGATAACGTGATTGCCATTGCCGGTGCAGCCCAGGGTGCGAATCCCGAGCACCAGCTTGGCCTTGTGATCTTCGGCCTGGTCGTTAGCGTTCCAATCATTATCTGGGGTAGTACGCTTGTGCTCAAATTGATCGACCGCTTCCCGAGTGTTGTACTGTTTGGCGCGGCACTGCTGGGCTGGATCGCCGGCGGCATGTTGATCACAGACATCTTCATTGTGGAAAGATTTGGCGAGCCCTCTACCATGATGAAGCTGGCTGCTGAGGTTATCGGCGCCCTGCTGATCGTCGTAGTAGGACGCACGATCGCACAGCGCAAAAAAGCGGCAGCTGCCCTGCGCAACGCGTAA
- a CDS encoding Bug family tripartite tricarboxylate transporter substrate binding protein gives MQLKHNTRRLPGIKAACAATAIAGLFAATAAAAAYPERPITWIVPFPPGGAMDVIARTLGESIAKDLGQPIVVENKPGAGGNIGAAQVANAKPDGYTIMIVANGMAVNPSLYKKLSYDPIADFEPISLLADVPNILVTQATRKDVNSVKDVIEQAKANPGKYTYASAGVGTSIHLAGALFTYLGKLDMLHVPYKGSGPAVSDLLGGQVDYMFDSITSAKPHVDAGKLKALAITTTKRSASLPDVPTVAESGVPGYELRPWFATFAPAGTPADVIQTLQKAMLKAMETDKVKTTFKTIGAETIGSTPEELKTYLQSETVKWKKILSETGISAK, from the coding sequence ATGCAATTGAAACACAATACTCGTCGATTACCCGGCATCAAAGCGGCATGCGCAGCGACCGCCATTGCTGGTTTGTTTGCTGCCACAGCCGCGGCAGCGGCCTATCCGGAACGTCCCATTACCTGGATCGTGCCTTTCCCGCCGGGAGGCGCAATGGATGTGATTGCGCGTACGCTGGGTGAGTCGATTGCCAAAGACCTCGGCCAGCCGATTGTCGTGGAAAACAAGCCGGGTGCCGGCGGCAATATTGGCGCGGCTCAGGTGGCTAATGCGAAGCCGGACGGTTACACGATCATGATCGTGGCCAATGGCATGGCCGTCAATCCATCGCTCTACAAGAAACTGAGCTACGATCCGATTGCAGACTTCGAGCCAATCTCTCTGCTGGCAGACGTGCCCAATATTCTGGTGACACAAGCCACCCGCAAGGACGTCAATTCGGTTAAAGACGTGATCGAGCAGGCCAAAGCCAATCCCGGTAAGTACACCTATGCGTCGGCAGGCGTAGGCACCTCTATTCACCTGGCCGGGGCGCTGTTTACCTATCTGGGAAAATTGGATATGCTGCACGTGCCGTATAAAGGCAGTGGCCCCGCCGTGTCGGATCTGCTGGGTGGTCAGGTGGACTATATGTTTGACAGTATTACGTCCGCCAAACCACACGTTGACGCAGGCAAGCTAAAAGCGCTGGCCATTACCACGACCAAGCGCTCGGCCTCATTACCCGACGTTCCGACCGTTGCCGAAAGCGGTGTGCCTGGGTACGAATTGCGACCCTGGTTTGCAACGTTTGCACCGGCCGGCACGCCTGCCGATGTCATTCAGACACTGCAAAAAGCCATGCTCAAGGCGATGGAAACGGATAAAGTGAAAACCACGTTCAAGACCATCGGCGCGGAGACAATCGGCAGCACACCCGAAGAGCTCAAGACGTATCTGCAATCCGAAACCGTGAAGTGGAAGAAGATTCTGTCCGAAACGGGTATTTCGGCAAAATGA
- the kdpC gene encoding potassium-transporting ATPase subunit KdpC has product MKILRSTLVLFLLLTVITGFVYPLVVTGLSYAFFPWQAHGSLIEKEGKNIGSTLIGQSFTSQRYFWGRPSATADQPYNGASSGASNLAVSGQAYRQQLATRVQQWRATHGDAPVPIDLVTSSGSGLDPEISIAAANYQAARVAEARSLTQQQVQDVIRKVQRKPVMLFFGEPRINVLALNLALDRQYP; this is encoded by the coding sequence ATGAAAATATTACGTTCAACGCTTGTTCTGTTTTTACTCTTGACCGTTATCACCGGCTTTGTTTATCCCCTGGTCGTGACCGGTCTGTCCTATGCCTTTTTCCCGTGGCAGGCGCATGGCAGCCTGATCGAAAAAGAGGGAAAAAATATTGGCTCTACCCTGATTGGCCAGTCTTTCACGAGCCAGCGCTACTTCTGGGGACGGCCATCGGCCACGGCTGACCAGCCCTATAACGGCGCGTCGTCCGGCGCCAGTAATCTGGCCGTGTCGGGCCAGGCCTACCGGCAACAACTGGCTACCCGCGTCCAGCAATGGCGTGCCACGCATGGTGATGCGCCGGTTCCGATTGATCTTGTCACCAGTTCGGGTAGCGGGCTGGACCCGGAAATCAGTATTGCCGCGGCGAATTATCAGGCGGCCAGGGTGGCCGAAGCCCGCTCCCTGACGCAGCAACAAGTCCAGGACGTGATCCGGAAAGTTCAGCGCAAGCCGGTCATGCTGTTTTTCGGCGAGCCGCGAATCAATGTGCTGGCATTGAACCTGGCGCTCGATCGCCAGTACCCATGA
- a CDS encoding response regulator: MQLKRKLLLLEDDAHIRKMIRQCLPDQEWEIAEVVTVAEAIEVATAFDPDLVIMDLGLPDGDGKKFLRSFRASSNATVMVLTARGQEQEKVFALDAGADDYLTKPFSVVELQARIRAHLRRSVAASQPAPSRYQFGDIDVDLQARRVSRAGQLLHLTPKEFDLLSLLLANAGKVVTQRKMMVEIWGPAFLDQTHYLRIYMGHLRHKLEQDPARPRYILTETGVGYRLEL, translated from the coding sequence ATGCAACTGAAACGAAAACTGCTGCTGCTCGAAGACGATGCGCATATCAGAAAAATGATTCGCCAATGCCTGCCGGACCAGGAATGGGAAATTGCCGAGGTGGTCACGGTGGCAGAGGCGATTGAGGTGGCGACGGCGTTTGACCCTGATCTGGTCATCATGGACCTGGGCCTGCCCGATGGCGATGGCAAGAAATTTTTGCGCAGCTTCAGAGCCAGCTCCAATGCAACGGTCATGGTGCTGACCGCACGCGGCCAGGAGCAGGAAAAAGTGTTTGCCCTGGATGCAGGCGCTGACGATTATCTGACTAAACCGTTTAGCGTGGTCGAATTGCAGGCACGCATCCGCGCCCATCTTCGACGCAGTGTGGCTGCGTCACAGCCGGCGCCCAGCCGTTACCAGTTTGGCGATATTGATGTCGATCTGCAGGCGCGCCGGGTTAGCCGTGCCGGCCAGCTGTTGCACCTGACACCCAAAGAGTTCGACCTGCTGAGCCTGTTGCTGGCCAATGCAGGCAAAGTCGTTACACAGCGCAAGATGATGGTTGAAATATGGGGACCGGCTTTTCTGGATCAGACGCACTATCTGCGTATTTACATGGGCCACCTGCGCCACAAGCTGGAACAGGACCCGGCCCGGCCCCGCTATATTCTGACCGAAACAGGCGTCGGATATCGGCTTGAGCTATGA
- a CDS encoding potassium-transporting ATPase subunit F yields METMLLFLCSFVAVLVLAYLVYALLNAEKF; encoded by the coding sequence ATGGAAACAATGCTTCTCTTTCTGTGCTCATTTGTTGCCGTGCTGGTGCTTGCCTATCTGGTTTACGCACTGTTGAATGCGGAGAAATTCTGA
- a CDS encoding LysR family transcriptional regulator, whose product MELRQIRYFQCVARELSFTKAARILHIAQPPLSRQIKMLEEELGVAVFERLGRGIVLTDAGRYFLDQTEKMTQRLQETINATRRIGKNDRIWFGVGFVPSTLYGHMPALIRQLRQLNTQVEIGLVEMTTLQQFEALKSGRIDIGVGRILLNDEEIERLVLTDEPLVVALPITHRLANKASVRLADIMEEPLILYPAKPRPSYADHVLNLCRQKGYSPQVIQEVNELQTAIGLVTATIGIAIVPESVRRLHRDDVVYVNLDEPEFTSPIMLSWRKNDHSAFLQQTIGLFKRTAI is encoded by the coding sequence ATGGAGTTAAGACAAATCCGCTACTTCCAGTGCGTAGCCCGGGAGCTGAGCTTTACCAAGGCAGCGCGGATTCTGCATATTGCCCAGCCGCCCCTGAGTCGGCAGATAAAAATGCTGGAAGAAGAGCTGGGCGTGGCGGTATTCGAGCGCCTGGGTCGCGGTATCGTACTGACCGATGCCGGCCGCTACTTCCTGGACCAGACCGAGAAAATGACCCAACGCCTGCAGGAAACCATCAATGCCACCCGCCGGATCGGCAAAAATGACCGTATCTGGTTCGGCGTCGGCTTTGTCCCATCTACGCTGTATGGACACATGCCGGCCCTGATCCGCCAATTGCGCCAGTTAAACACCCAGGTGGAAATCGGGCTGGTGGAAATGACGACCCTGCAGCAATTTGAAGCGCTCAAATCGGGCCGAATCGATATCGGTGTCGGGCGCATCCTGCTCAACGATGAAGAAATCGAACGACTGGTATTGACCGACGAACCCCTTGTTGTGGCGTTGCCCATCACGCACCGGCTGGCCAATAAAGCATCGGTCCGGCTCGCGGACATCATGGAGGAACCGCTTATTCTGTACCCGGCCAAGCCGCGGCCAAGCTATGCGGATCATGTCCTGAATCTGTGCAGGCAGAAAGGATATTCCCCGCAGGTCATTCAGGAAGTCAATGAATTACAGACTGCTATTGGCCTGGTGACGGCGACAATCGGCATTGCGATTGTGCCCGAATCGGTGCGTCGCCTGCATCGCGATGATGTGGTGTATGTAAACCTGGACGAGCCGGAATTTACCTCACCCATTATGCTCAGTTGGCGCAAAAACGATCACTCGGCATTCCTTCAGCAAACAATAGGTCTGTTCAAGCGTACCGCCATATGA